A portion of the Gossypium arboreum isolate Shixiya-1 chromosome 8, ASM2569848v2, whole genome shotgun sequence genome contains these proteins:
- the LOC108476850 gene encoding pentatricopeptide repeat-containing protein At1g01970, which produces MMVTSACSIPHCSYSPFPIINKQIYPQSWGNGNPSLSLKQATKPSSCTFSNEPQIAFIDAEEKRRFKWVEIGPGITEEQRQAIDKLPFKMTKRCKALMKQIICFNPEKGSLENLLGTWVNVMKPRRADWLVVLKELKITEHPLYFQVAEIALLEETFEANIRDYTKIIHGYGKQNRLREAENILDAMKRRGFICDQVTLTTMVHMYSKAGNLKLAEDTFEEIKLLGQQLDKRSYGGMIMAYIRAGMPEQGEGLLKEMDNLEIYAGSEVYKALLRAYSTNGYTDGAQRVFGAIQLAGISPDAKLCGLLINAYQVAGESEEARVAFENMRRAGLEPSDKCVALVLAAYEKQNKLNKALEFLMDLERDGIVVGKEASSLLAQWFKKLGVVEQVEQVLREFAAK; this is translated from the exons ATGATGGTCACCTCTGCTTGTAGTATACCTCACTGCTCTTACTCACCATTCCCAATTATCAACAAGCAAATTTACCCACAATCCTGGGGAAATGGAAACCCATCATTATCCCTGAAACAAGCAACGAAACCCAGTTCTTGTACATTCAGTAATGAGCCACAAATTGCCTTCATAGATGCAGAAGAAAAAAGAAGGTTTAAGTGGGTCGAGATTGGTCCAGGCATTACAGAAGAACAGAGACAAGCCATTGATAAGCTTCCATTTAAAATGACAAAGCGATGCAAGGCTTTGATGAAACAGATTATTTGCTTTAATCCCGAAAAAGGGAGTCTGGAAAATTTATTGGGTACTTGGGTTAATGTTATGAAGCCCAGGAGAGCTGACTGGCTTGTGGTTCTTAAAGAATTGAAGATAACGGAACACCCTCTTTATTTCCAG GTGGCAGAAATTGCCCTACTTGAAGAAACTTTCGAAGCCAATATTCGCGATTACACTAAGATAATTCATGGTTATGGGAAGCAAAACCGGCTTCGAGAAGCTGAAAACATTCTAGATGCCATGAAGAGAAGAGGTTTTATCTGTGATCAGGTAACTCTAACAACCATGGTTCACATGTACAGCAAGGCTGGAAATCTGAAGTTAGCTGAAGATACCTTTGAAGAGATTAAGCTGCTCGGCCAACAACTTGATAAAAGATCATACGGCGGTATGATTATGGCTTACATCAGAGCTGGAATGCCTGAACAAGGAGAAGGTTTGCTTAAGGAAATGGATAATCTAGAAATCTATGCTGGAAGTGAGGTTTACAAGGCCCTGCTGAGAGCCTACTCCACGAACGGCTATACCGATGGTGCACAAAGGGTGTTTGGTGCTATTCAGCTCGCCGGTATTTCTCCCGATGCCAAGCTTTGCGGACTCCTGATAAATGCCTATCAAGTGGCAGGTGAAAGTGAAGAGGCACGTGTTGCTTTTGAGAACATGAGGAGAGCTGGTCTCGAGCCTAGCGATAAATGTGTAGCGCTGGTGTTGGCTGCTTATGAGAAGCAGAACAAGCTTAATAAGGCCCTGGAGTTTCTTATGGATTTGGAGAGAGATGGAATTGTGGTTGGAAAAGAAGCTTCAAGTTTACTGGCTCAATGGTTTAAAAAGCTTGGGGTAGTTGAACAAGTGGAACAAGTCTTGAGAGAATTTGCTGCTAAATAA